Proteins co-encoded in one Cyprinus carpio isolate SPL01 chromosome B5, ASM1834038v1, whole genome shotgun sequence genomic window:
- the anxa1a gene encoding annexin A1a, translating to MYKLGYYLEQLSYQGMQDNTGGQGTVRPFAQFNAATDAGVLDKAIKTKGVDEVTIIETLVRRSNAQRQQIKAAYQQANGKPLDVALKAALKGELEEVVLSLLMTPAQYDSFLLKSAMKGLGTDEDTLVEILASRTNKEIQEIKQVFKQEYKKDLEAEIKSETSGDFRNALLSLCKATRSEDSFVQEDLADKDARAMYEAGEKRKGTDCGVFIDILTSRNACHLKRVFQLYSKYSKVDIAKALDLELKGDIENCLISVVKCIGNKPAFFAEKLNQAMKGSGYKGKILTRIIVSRSETDLAKIKQEYQSKFGKSLYQDIQDDTKGDYETILLALCGN from the exons ATGTACAAACTCGGTTATTATCTTGAGCAGCTTTCCTATCAGGGAATGCAAGACAACACA GGGGGGCAGGGCACAGTGAGGCCTTTTGCTCAGTTTAATGCAGCTACCGATGCAGGTGTCTTGGACAAGGCTATCAAGACAAAAG GTGTGGATGAGGTCACAATCATTGAAACGCTGGTCCGCAGGAGCAATGCCCAGCGCCAGCAAATCAAGGCAGCTTACCAGCAAGCAAATGGCAAG CCTCTGGATGTAGCGCTGAAAGCTGCTCTTAAAGGTGAACTGGAAGAAGTGGTTCTGAGCTTGTTGATGACTCCAGCTCAATATGATTCTTTTCTGCTCAAAAGTGCCATGAAG GGTTTGGGCACAGATGAAGATACGCTTGTCGAGATTTTGGCCTCCAGGACCAATAAAGAGATCCAAGAGATtaaacaggttttcaaacaag AATATAAGAAGGATCTAGAGGCGGAGATCAAGTCTGAGACAAGTGGAGATTTCAGGAATGCCCTGCTTTCTCTCTGCAAG GCTACCAGAAGTGAAGACAGTTTTGTGCAAGAAGACTTGGCTGACAAAGATGCCAGG GCCATGTATGAGGcaggagagaaaagaaaaggcaCAGACTGCGGCGTGTTCATTGACATCCTCACTTCAAGGAATGCTTGTCACCTGAAGAGAG tttttcagcTGTACTCCAAGTACAGTAAGGTGGATATCGCAAAAGCCCTTGATCTGGAGCTGAAGGGTGATATTGAGAACTGCTTGATTTCTGTTG TGAAATGTATTGGAAACAAACCTGCTTTCTTTGCTGAAAAACTAAACCAGGCAATGAAG gGCTCTGGTTATAAAGGCAAGATCTTGACCAGAATAATAGTGAGCCGCTCTGAGACTGACTTGGCCAAAATCAAGCAAGAGTACCAGAGTAAGTTTGGCAAGAGTCTCTACCAGGACATCCAG gatgACACCAAAGGAGACTACGAGACAATCCTGCTAGCCCTGTGTGGCAATTAA